Genomic DNA from Vagococcus luciliae:
TGGTCTGATAGATTTAAAGTAATCTATTTAGACCGCTTTTTTAGTGGATAATATTTGTTAGGAGTTAGTATATGTTAATGTTTAATGAAGCATGTTTTGAAGTTTTTAATATAGAAGGTTTAGACAATCGAATGATTGGAGTTCGTGAAAAAATTCAACCGGTTTTTCAATCGATTGATGAAAAAGTAGTTGAAGAGTTAGAACCTTTGTTGGGTGAAAAATTGCCTATTCATATAGCACAACACAGACGACGCACAACAAATGCACCGGATTTTACGTGGAGTGCAATGGGTGGAAATAAAAGAGGTTATAAAAAATTTCCTCATTTTCAGTTAGGGATTACACCGGAATATGTAGTTATATGGTTATCATTTATTGATAACCCACAAAATGAAGTTTTAATGGCACAAACATGTTTGGATCATCTCGAGTGGTTTGAGTCATTGCCAAATGATTTTGTTGTAAACACAGACCATACAAAAAATAACTATCATGCATTAGAAAAAGAACAAGTCATTAAAGATTTAACTAGATGGAGGGATGTTAAAAAAGGAGAATTTCAAATTGGTCGAGTGATACAAAAGAATCGATTTAATACCGAATCGACTGATGTCTTATTTGCCGAAATATTGCAAACCTATCTATCACTTATACCAATTTATCAAGCTTGTTTCCAATTGTGTAATTAATATACAGTAAGAGAACTAGACAGATTGAAATTTTAGCTTATGATGATTTTTTTTATTGAATTATGCTATAATGAACGGTGATTATATGTCGCTGAATTTTATAAAGAGTGACTTAAAGGAGGATGAACAGTGGAAGATAAAAAAACTTTTTATATCACCACTCCGATTTATTACCCAAGTGGGAAATTACATATAGGAAGCTCGTATACAAC
This window encodes:
- a CDS encoding DUF1054 domain-containing protein, with protein sequence MLMFNEACFEVFNIEGLDNRMIGVREKIQPVFQSIDEKVVEELEPLLGEKLPIHIAQHRRRTTNAPDFTWSAMGGNKRGYKKFPHFQLGITPEYVVIWLSFIDNPQNEVLMAQTCLDHLEWFESLPNDFVVNTDHTKNNYHALEKEQVIKDLTRWRDVKKGEFQIGRVIQKNRFNTESTDVLFAEILQTYLSLIPIYQACFQLCN